In the Clostridium beijerinckii genome, one interval contains:
- the tsaE gene encoding tRNA (adenosine(37)-N6)-threonylcarbamoyltransferase complex ATPase subunit type 1 TsaE yields the protein MEFEIYNVDDTAKLGINLGKLLNAGDIICLTGDLGVGKTHITKGIAKGLGINDNITSPTFTIVNEYDSGRLKLNHFDVYRVSDPDEIYAIGFDDYIFSDAVSIIEWANYIEEILPNDLLHIDIKKDYSKGEDYRKITLNAYGKRYDYIKELKI from the coding sequence ATGGAATTTGAAATTTATAATGTAGATGATACTGCTAAATTAGGAATAAATTTAGGCAAATTATTAAATGCCGGTGATATAATCTGCTTAACTGGTGATTTAGGTGTAGGTAAGACTCATATTACAAAGGGCATAGCTAAAGGATTAGGCATTAACGATAATATTACTAGTCCAACATTTACTATAGTGAACGAATATGATAGCGGTCGATTAAAGCTCAATCATTTCGATGTTTATAGAGTAAGTGATCCTGATGAAATATATGCAATTGGATTTGATGATTATATATTTTCAGATGCAGTATCAATAATAGAGTGGGCAAATTATATAGAAGAAATTCTACCAAATGATTTACTTCATATAGATATAAAGAAAGATTACAGCAAAGGCGAAGATTATAGAAAAATCACGCTAAATGCTTATGGAAAAAGATATGATTATATAAAGGAGTTGAAAATATGA
- a CDS encoding NAD(P)H-dependent flavin oxidoreductase — protein sequence MNFNSLKIGNLVAPIPIIQGGMGIGVSSSNLAAAVANAGGIGIISAAQLGYNEDDFEKNPLEANLRALKKHITIAKAKAVNGIIGINAMVATNNYEDHIKTAIEAGVDLIISGAGLPTMLPKIVKNSSVKIAPIVSSLKAAKVILKLWDRHDNVAPDLVVIEGPKAGGHLGFKVEELEDENLDFDKSVVDIINETKKYAEKYNKEIPVVVAGGVFDGYDIAKYLKLGASGVQMATRFVATEECDASDEFKNAYVNCNKDDIQIVKSPVGMPGRAMKNTFVKRTSSEREKITHCYNCLTPCNPANTPYCISKALINAVKGNLDEGLIFCGENASRITKITTVKELMDELVSEIKKA from the coding sequence ATGAATTTTAATTCTCTTAAAATTGGAAATTTAGTTGCTCCTATTCCTATTATTCAAGGGGGTATGGGAATTGGTGTTTCATCTTCTAATTTAGCTGCTGCTGTTGCTAATGCTGGTGGAATTGGAATCATCTCTGCTGCACAACTTGGTTATAATGAAGATGACTTTGAAAAGAACCCTTTAGAGGCGAATTTAAGGGCTTTAAAAAAACATATTACTATTGCTAAAGCTAAAGCAGTAAATGGCATTATAGGTATTAATGCTATGGTAGCAACTAATAATTATGAAGATCATATAAAAACTGCAATAGAAGCTGGAGTTGATTTAATAATCTCTGGTGCAGGACTTCCTACTATGTTACCTAAAATAGTAAAGAATTCCTCTGTAAAGATTGCACCAATAGTTTCTTCTTTAAAAGCAGCAAAAGTAATTTTGAAACTTTGGGATAGGCACGATAATGTAGCTCCAGATCTTGTTGTAATTGAGGGACCAAAAGCCGGCGGTCATTTGGGCTTTAAAGTTGAAGAGTTAGAAGATGAAAATTTAGATTTTGATAAATCTGTTGTAGATATAATAAATGAAACAAAGAAGTACGCTGAAAAGTATAATAAAGAAATTCCAGTAGTAGTTGCTGGCGGTGTTTTTGATGGATATGATATTGCTAAATATTTAAAATTAGGTGCTAGCGGCGTTCAAATGGCAACGAGATTTGTAGCAACTGAAGAATGTGATGCTTCGGATGAATTTAAAAATGCCTATGTTAATTGTAACAAAGATGATATTCAAATAGTAAAAAGTCCCGTTGGAATGCCAGGTAGAGCTATGAAGAATACATTTGTAAAAAGAACTAGCTCTGAGAGAGAGAAAATAACTCATTGTTATAATTGTTTAACACCTTGCAACCCTGCTAATACACCTTATTGTATAAGCAAAGCTTTAATAAATGCAGTAAAGGGTAACCTTGATGAAGGTCTCATATTCTGCGGTGAAAATGCAAGCAGAATAACAAAAATCACAACAGTGAAAGAGCTTATGGATGAATTAGTATCTGAAATTAAGAAAGCTTAA
- a CDS encoding alpha/beta-type small acid-soluble spore protein: MSNNNNRTLVPEARRGLEKFKDEVAQELGIPFKEYNGNLSSRQCGSVGGEMVKRMVEEYEHRI; encoded by the coding sequence ATGTCAAACAACAATAATAGGACATTAGTTCCAGAAGCAAGACGTGGCTTGGAAAAATTCAAGGACGAAGTAGCTCAAGAACTAGGAATACCATTTAAAGAATACAATGGTAACTTGAGTTCTAGACAATGTGGTTCAGTAGGCGGAGAAATGGTAAAAAGAATGGTAGAAGAATATGAACATAGAATCTAA
- the tsaB gene encoding tRNA (adenosine(37)-N6)-threonylcarbamoyltransferase complex dimerization subunit type 1 TsaB, translating to MIILAVDSSSKVATAALMKDDKLLGEITLNDKKEHSIILMSIIQELLNNNNLSIDDIDGYVISKGPGSFTGLRIGMATIKGLSLGSNKPYISVSSLDALAFSVSNFDGIICPIMDALRNSVYTSLYKGEYTCCSNNNASNLPIKLERLLDYSALDIDELIEIIKSKNEKVIFIGDGVDKYKDYLIDNCPNSYFPPNHLNLIRASSLGEIGSALLKNGEYDDPNSAPVYLKKSQAEREYEQRMRL from the coding sequence ATGATTATTCTTGCCGTAGATTCATCTTCTAAAGTGGCAACTGCTGCTTTGATGAAAGATGATAAACTACTTGGAGAAATTACATTAAACGATAAGAAAGAACACTCTATAATACTAATGTCTATAATTCAAGAGTTGCTAAACAATAACAACTTAAGTATTGATGATATTGATGGCTATGTTATTTCGAAGGGTCCCGGTTCATTTACTGGACTTAGAATAGGCATGGCAACAATAAAAGGTCTTAGCTTGGGAAGTAACAAGCCTTACATTAGTGTTTCTAGTTTAGATGCACTTGCATTTAGCGTATCTAATTTCGATGGTATAATATGCCCTATAATGGATGCTTTAAGAAATAGTGTTTATACTTCACTATATAAAGGAGAATATACTTGCTGCAGTAACAATAATGCTTCAAATTTACCTATAAAATTGGAACGTCTATTAGATTATTCAGCATTGGATATTGATGAACTTATAGAAATAATTAAATCCAAAAATGAAAAAGTTATTTTTATAGGCGATGGTGTTGATAAATATAAAGATTATTTGATTGATAATTGTCCAAATTCATATTTTCCTCCTAATCACCTTAATTTAATTCGTGCCTCTTCATTAGGTGAAATAGGCAGTGCACTATTAAAGAACGGAGAATATGACGATCCAAATTCTGCTCCGGTTTATCTCAAAAAATCTCAGGCTGAAAGAGAATACGAGCAAAGGATGAGATTATAG
- a CDS encoding AAA family ATPase, whose amino-acid sequence MIVKKINIKAFAGIKDKSLDLSRGFNLIYGKNEKGKSSIENFIKIWLYGIENSRSKLNDRKRYMPLSGENISGELIIENEGKSYIIKRRFGITKKEDECEILDEITGESLQIEYKNEPGRYFFDINLSTFMKTLFIGQLGVVISKDKEEEIMEKLTNVYNVGDENTSVKKVIEKLEKKKKQLLGIRKGGEIDLLKEKNNSLKTELWEAYKLAEENVQNEENLLRKKDVKSNIKEQIQKLDLYKKYIKKIKLQKDYKEISSYLVKGEQLKRKQDAIIEELKKGEEYITAEYLDEINERCARYLSLLDVKQEKLNKLYKSEEELRVKNEKMINYKVFSSMGSNVKEKIYTLKVDQRNLEEKLNDIINIKNSIAGFKMDISKQASSISNLDFIKNNREEIERLLNSYKEGLKELKYKMENQDYSKSEGDLNSLNKKINCIYFIGAICISAFIYSILKQIIPIMIIFIPIFIIIGIVYFKYSLLIKSSEIFRKNNISIDELKERIEEYEKRLDVYIKKTNSVSYEDFISKINQYDKYIDYKDNMILLIKNKEEEINRYDITKLKSNYNRNKGVIASLYNVLGCKSLDEVLEQLEFYEKQKEEILIKEYEINTINQDIENINEQLADKDDEIRKKTHVLGLENIEIVDMHVKLREYKEKINKMNEIKSALKSVEETYKVLIKDRNIDEIKEEMKQIISQDINYSYESEEEIDSEIRAKSNELLKIEKEIKDLEHLIEKRYLGKREISEIEEEILMNEEKTKKLEKEFKALELASNLIQEAFDEIKKNIGPDMNKKIIKKFNFLTNDDYEEAKISEDYKLKIRNKGILFEGEILSNGAKDQLYLALRLSFINMLFKNKRIPIFLDDALVQYDDERRERALNLLMDENFEQVIFFTCQKIEKIILDRNKYDYNLINLN is encoded by the coding sequence TTGATAGTTAAAAAAATAAATATAAAAGCTTTTGCAGGGATTAAAGATAAAAGCCTAGATTTAAGCAGAGGATTCAATTTAATTTATGGAAAAAACGAAAAGGGAAAAAGTTCAATTGAGAATTTTATCAAGATATGGCTGTATGGGATTGAAAATTCTAGAAGTAAACTAAACGATAGAAAAAGATACATGCCTCTATCTGGAGAGAATATTTCCGGAGAATTAATAATAGAAAATGAAGGAAAAAGCTACATTATAAAAAGAAGATTTGGTATAACAAAAAAAGAAGATGAATGCGAAATCTTAGATGAAATAACGGGAGAGAGCTTACAAATAGAATATAAAAATGAGCCGGGAAGGTATTTCTTCGATATAAATTTATCTACTTTTATGAAGACGTTATTTATAGGACAATTAGGAGTAGTTATATCCAAAGATAAAGAAGAAGAAATAATGGAGAAGCTAACCAATGTTTACAATGTTGGAGATGAAAATACTTCTGTAAAAAAAGTAATTGAGAAATTAGAAAAGAAGAAGAAGCAATTGCTAGGAATAAGAAAAGGTGGAGAGATTGATTTATTAAAAGAGAAAAATAATTCACTAAAAACAGAGTTATGGGAAGCATATAAATTAGCTGAAGAAAACGTGCAAAATGAGGAAAACTTATTAAGGAAGAAAGATGTTAAAAGCAACATAAAAGAACAAATTCAAAAGCTAGATTTATATAAAAAGTACATTAAGAAGATAAAACTTCAAAAAGACTACAAAGAAATAAGTAGCTATTTAGTTAAAGGGGAGCAGCTTAAAAGAAAACAGGATGCAATAATCGAAGAACTTAAAAAGGGTGAGGAATATATAACAGCTGAATATTTGGATGAAATTAATGAAAGGTGTGCTAGATATCTAAGTCTATTAGACGTAAAACAAGAAAAGTTAAATAAACTTTATAAATCAGAAGAAGAATTAAGAGTAAAAAACGAAAAAATGATAAATTATAAAGTTTTTTCTTCGATGGGAAGTAATGTAAAAGAAAAAATATATACATTAAAAGTTGACCAGAGGAATTTAGAAGAAAAACTTAATGATATCATAAATATAAAAAATTCAATAGCTGGATTCAAGATGGATATAAGCAAGCAGGCTTCTAGCATTAGTAACTTAGATTTTATAAAAAATAATAGAGAAGAAATAGAGAGATTACTTAATTCTTATAAAGAGGGATTAAAGGAATTAAAATATAAAATGGAGAATCAGGATTATAGTAAGTCGGAAGGAGACTTAAATAGCTTAAATAAAAAAATAAATTGTATTTATTTTATTGGAGCAATTTGCATTTCTGCTTTTATATACAGTATATTGAAGCAAATAATTCCCATTATGATTATATTTATACCTATATTTATCATAATAGGAATAGTATATTTCAAATATTCCTTATTAATTAAAAGTTCAGAGATTTTTAGGAAAAATAATATATCAATTGATGAGCTAAAAGAAAGAATAGAAGAATATGAAAAAAGATTAGATGTTTATATAAAGAAAACTAATTCAGTATCTTATGAAGATTTTATTAGTAAGATAAATCAATATGATAAGTATATAGATTATAAAGATAATATGATTTTATTAATAAAAAATAAGGAAGAGGAGATTAACAGATACGATATTACTAAATTAAAATCAAATTATAATAGAAATAAAGGTGTGATAGCATCTTTGTATAATGTTTTAGGATGCAAGTCTTTAGATGAGGTGCTAGAACAATTGGAATTCTATGAAAAACAAAAAGAAGAAATACTTATAAAGGAATACGAGATTAATACAATTAATCAGGATATAGAAAATATAAATGAACAATTAGCCGATAAAGATGATGAGATAAGAAAAAAAACTCATGTACTTGGATTAGAAAATATAGAAATAGTAGATATGCATGTTAAGTTGAGAGAGTATAAAGAAAAAATAAATAAAATGAATGAAATTAAAAGTGCATTGAAAAGTGTAGAGGAAACATATAAGGTTTTAATAAAAGATAGAAATATAGATGAAATAAAGGAAGAAATGAAACAAATTATTAGTCAGGACATAAACTATTCTTATGAATCTGAAGAAGAAATAGACTCAGAGATTAGAGCGAAGTCTAATGAATTGTTGAAAATCGAGAAGGAGATAAAGGATTTAGAACATCTTATAGAAAAAAGGTATTTAGGTAAAAGGGAAATTTCAGAGATAGAAGAAGAAATATTAATGAATGAAGAAAAAACTAAAAAGTTGGAGAAAGAATTTAAAGCATTAGAGTTAGCTAGTAATTTGATTCAAGAAGCATTTGATGAGATAAAAAAGAATATTGGACCAGATATGAATAAGAAAATTATAAAGAAATTTAATTTCTTAACAAATGATGATTACGAAGAAGCTAAGATATCAGAAGACTATAAGTTAAAGATTAGAAATAAAGGAATACTATTCGAAGGGGAAATACTAAGCAATGGTGCTAAGGATCAACTGTATCTAGCATTAAGGTTATCATTTATAAATATGTTGTTTAAAAATAAAAGAATCCCAATATTTTTAGATGATGCTCTTGTCCAATATGATGATGAGAGAAGAGAGCGGGCACTAAATCTTCTTATGGATGAAAATTTTGAGCAAGTTATTTTCTTTACATGTCAAAAAATAGAAAAGATTATTCTTGATAGAAATAAGTATGATTATAACTTAATTAATTTGAATTGA
- a CDS encoding bacteriohemerythrin, whose protein sequence is MYEMKEEYKIGIDQIDEQHKKLFELADQAYTLLKDEFAIDKYDKIIHIMDELKDYTIFHFKSEEEYMKSINYKRLFTQKIEHDKFIKSLEEIDYKNIDENQDESLIKLLNFLNDWLTEHILKTDKLIGE, encoded by the coding sequence ATGTATGAAATGAAGGAAGAATACAAAATCGGAATTGATCAGATTGATGAGCAACACAAAAAGCTTTTTGAATTAGCAGATCAAGCTTATACGCTGTTAAAAGATGAATTTGCAATTGATAAGTATGATAAGATAATACATATTATGGACGAACTGAAGGATTATACAATTTTTCATTTTAAATCAGAAGAAGAATATATGAAAAGTATAAACTATAAAAGACTCTTTACTCAAAAGATTGAGCATGATAAATTTATTAAAAGTCTTGAAGAAATCGATTATAAAAATATTGATGAAAATCAAGATGAAAGTTTAATAAAACTTTTGAATTTTTTAAATGATTGGTTAACAGAGCATATATTAAAAACCGATAAGCTTATAGGAGAATAA
- a CDS encoding metal ABC transporter substrate-binding protein, producing the protein MKKITFAMVIITIALSFGMSFFSNPLLANTENNRTESRDKYLNIMIVNKPQYYMVKKIIKEKNNAEYMFTNEKDISEFKYSEDVLNNISNMDLFIYSGTSFEPWSDSLISELKKGSLGIINLARGIKLLNYGHDNDTKENPYYFEGIEEYKIALYNVKAAIQDRDPQNRDYYEENYNEAIKNFDTSIKEYSEKIKSLSEYKFITLNNDFDYLTKSLNLNTIQLDNHELSEFIKINNLDPKKIIIIVDGEKGTKLDLSGYNTIKLWKYYGDMSFDDLILYNIKELSKWAKPNEVVNSSNAK; encoded by the coding sequence TTGAAGAAAATTACCTTTGCCATGGTGATAATAACCATAGCATTGTCTTTTGGTATGAGTTTTTTTTCAAATCCTTTATTAGCTAATACTGAGAATAATAGAACTGAAAGCAGAGATAAATATCTAAATATAATGATAGTTAATAAACCACAATATTATATGGTTAAAAAAATTATAAAGGAAAAGAATAATGCGGAGTATATGTTTACTAATGAGAAAGATATTAGTGAATTTAAATATAGTGAAGATGTTTTAAATAATATATCCAATATGGATTTATTTATATATTCTGGCACATCTTTTGAACCATGGAGTGATTCACTAATTAGTGAATTGAAGAAAGGAAGCCTTGGGATAATAAATTTAGCTAGAGGCATAAAATTATTAAATTATGGGCATGATAATGACACTAAAGAAAATCCTTACTATTTTGAAGGTATAGAAGAGTATAAAATAGCATTATACAATGTAAAGGCAGCTATTCAAGATAGAGACCCTCAAAATAGAGATTATTATGAGGAAAATTATAATGAAGCTATCAAAAATTTTGATACTAGCATAAAGGAATATAGTGAGAAAATAAAATCCTTAAGTGAATATAAATTTATTACATTAAATAATGATTTTGATTACTTAACTAAGTCTTTAAATTTAAACACTATTCAGCTTGATAATCATGAGTTAAGTGAGTTCATAAAAATTAATAATTTAGATCCTAAAAAGATAATAATAATAGTTGATGGTGAAAAAGGAACGAAATTAGATTTGTCAGGTTATAATACTATAAAGTTGTGGAAATATTATGGAGATATGTCTTTTGATGATTTGATTTTATACAATATAAAAGAATTATCAAAATGGGCTAAACCCAATGAAGTCGTAAATTCCAGTAATGCAAAATAG
- the rimI gene encoding ribosomal protein S18-alanine N-acetyltransferase — MNIAINLMKEEDIDEILDISSLSFSICWSKNSYMQELTNPVAKYFVAKVDNKVVGFAGTWIVLDEAHITNIATHPNYRKQGIASKILEELLSYCKSQGCVAYTLEVRKSNAAAKALYEKYNFKQEGIRKGYYEDNKEDAILMWLKE, encoded by the coding sequence GTGAATATAGCTATAAATTTAATGAAAGAAGAAGATATAGATGAAATTTTAGATATAAGCTCGTTGAGCTTTTCTATATGCTGGAGCAAAAATTCTTATATGCAGGAACTAACCAATCCTGTTGCTAAATATTTTGTTGCTAAAGTTGATAATAAAGTTGTAGGATTTGCTGGAACATGGATAGTATTGGATGAGGCTCATATAACAAACATAGCAACACATCCAAACTATCGAAAACAAGGAATAGCCTCTAAAATCCTAGAAGAATTACTATCTTATTGTAAATCTCAAGGGTGTGTAGCATATACTCTCGAAGTTAGAAAAAGTAATGCCGCTGCCAAAGCCCTTTATGAAAAATATAACTTTAAACAAGAGGGAATTCGAAAAGGGTACTATGAAGATAACAAGGAAGATGCTATTTTAATGTGGTTAAAGGAGTAA
- a CDS encoding metallophosphoesterase family protein translates to MRKIKILHIADIHFDTPFSGMTPKLALKSKEELKQVFENIMLITLNEEIDILLIAGDVFDNLSVKKTTLHFIKSCFENISKVKVFISPGNHDPFNEKSFYSIVDWPSNVHIFKGSVEKVILEDLKTVVWGAGFNTTHVSKSLLKDVERINGYNNIMVIHGEVSSVKEGNNYNPIMEEDIIKSDLDYIALGHRHKFSEVKKIGNTYYSYSGCPQGRGFDELEEKGIVFLEIKNRFVESRFIRTSVRNYYEKGINIDGCFGYNEVKNRIISEIPKDGRKNNFYKVILKGQISDEFSLSEELLEELLKDEFYFVKIIDKSEIKLDITELIKGYSLKSIFAKKIYEELQNVTTEEDREIISLALKIGIQSISGEEVRINEM, encoded by the coding sequence ATGAGAAAAATTAAAATTTTACATATAGCAGATATACATTTTGATACTCCTTTTAGTGGAATGACACCAAAGCTAGCACTAAAGAGTAAAGAAGAATTAAAACAAGTTTTTGAGAACATAATGCTAATAACTTTAAATGAAGAAATAGATATTTTACTAATAGCAGGAGATGTATTTGATAATTTATCTGTAAAGAAAACTACACTTCATTTTATAAAAAGCTGTTTTGAAAATATTAGCAAGGTAAAAGTTTTTATAAGTCCTGGAAATCATGATCCTTTTAATGAAAAATCTTTCTATAGCATTGTAGATTGGCCAAGTAATGTTCATATTTTTAAAGGAAGTGTTGAAAAAGTAATATTAGAGGATTTAAAGACTGTTGTTTGGGGAGCTGGGTTTAATACCACACATGTCAGTAAATCCTTGTTAAAAGATGTTGAAAGAATCAACGGATATAACAACATAATGGTTATACATGGAGAAGTTTCTAGTGTAAAGGAAGGAAATAATTACAATCCAATTATGGAAGAAGATATAATTAAAAGCGATTTGGATTATATAGCACTAGGACACAGACATAAGTTTTCGGAAGTTAAGAAGATAGGTAACACATATTACAGTTATAGCGGATGCCCTCAAGGAAGGGGGTTTGATGAGCTTGAAGAGAAAGGAATAGTATTCTTAGAGATTAAGAATAGATTTGTAGAAAGCCGGTTTATTAGAACATCAGTAAGAAATTACTATGAGAAGGGAATAAATATTGACGGGTGCTTTGGATATAACGAAGTAAAAAATAGAATTATATCAGAAATACCTAAGGATGGTAGAAAGAATAATTTTTATAAGGTTATTTTAAAAGGGCAAATATCTGATGAATTTTCATTAAGTGAAGAATTACTTGAAGAACTACTTAAAGATGAATTCTATTTTGTGAAGATTATTGACAAAAGTGAAATTAAGTTAGATATAACCGAATTGATAAAAGGGTACTCATTAAAAAGCATATTTGCAAAAAAAATATATGAAGAGCTACAGAATGTTACAACGGAGGAAGATAGAGAAATTATTTCTTTGGCTTTAAAGATAGGAATTCAAAGCATCTCAGGTGAAGAGGTAAGAATTAATGAGATGTAA
- the rd gene encoding rubredoxin, whose translation MEKYICTVCGYIYDEAAGDPDNGVAPGTKFEDIPDDWVCPLCGVPKSDFEKEQ comes from the coding sequence ATGGAAAAATATATTTGTACAGTATGTGGTTATATTTATGATGAGGCAGCAGGTGATCCAGATAATGGAGTTGCACCAGGAACAAAATTTGAAGATATCCCAGACGATTGGGTTTGCCCATTATGTGGAGTTCCAAAATCAGATTTTGAAAAAGAACAATAG
- a CDS encoding ECF transporter S component, whose product MNEKTSKLIKISLLSAIAIILMYFDFPIIPAFPWLKIDLSDVPALLGAFGFGPVAGVIIELIKNLLVPLIRGSQTGFVGETANFLFGAALILPASFIYYRNKNKKNAILGMIIGGIAMEAMGIVGNIYLLLPAYGMKMPADMLQNYVWALLAFNGVKAVMVSVLTYILYKKVSVSIFKVEPNFGSPENKTKIV is encoded by the coding sequence ATGAATGAAAAAACAAGTAAATTAATCAAAATCTCTTTATTATCAGCAATTGCAATTATACTTATGTATTTTGATTTTCCAATAATACCTGCGTTTCCATGGCTTAAGATAGATCTAAGTGATGTACCAGCATTGTTGGGTGCTTTTGGATTTGGTCCTGTAGCAGGGGTGATAATAGAATTAATAAAAAATCTTTTGGTTCCATTAATCAGAGGAAGTCAAACAGGTTTTGTTGGAGAGACAGCAAACTTCTTGTTTGGAGCAGCATTAATTTTACCAGCATCATTTATCTACTATAGAAATAAGAATAAGAAAAATGCAATATTAGGAATGATAATAGGTGGAATTGCAATGGAGGCAATGGGAATCGTGGGTAACATATATTTATTATTGCCAGCTTATGGGATGAAGATGCCAGCGGATATGTTACAGAATTATGTTTGGGCATTACTAGCTTTCAATGGAGTAAAGGCGGTTATGGTGTCGGTATTAACATATATTCTATACAAAAAAGTATCTGTTTCAATTTTTAAGGTTGAACCAAACTTTGGCAGTCCAGAAAATAAGACAAAAATTGTATAA
- a CDS encoding DeoR/GlpR family DNA-binding transcription regulator, which yields MFTEERLNEILNILNTYGKVKVKDLSKKFNVTEDCIRKDLKQLEHAGKLKRTYGGAIQIRESSQLYDISEREKIDISTKSIIAKKALELIQDRETIFLDLSTINILIAKSILTTQKRITVVTNMLEIANILAKAANNITVVVASGVLNKSLNGFIGSSTNDFIKKYKFDKSFIGSCGIDAFDKSITTFEIEDGITKATIIQSSKKTFLVMENKKFFVDGNYKFAMIDDINAIITDEKPNQPIIDVLESNEIELI from the coding sequence ATGTTTACAGAAGAGAGACTAAACGAAATATTAAATATTCTAAATACATATGGAAAAGTTAAAGTTAAGGATTTAAGCAAAAAGTTTAATGTGACAGAAGATTGTATTAGAAAAGATTTAAAACAACTGGAGCATGCAGGAAAGCTGAAAAGGACGTATGGAGGTGCGATTCAAATAAGGGAATCATCGCAGTTGTATGACATTTCAGAAAGAGAGAAGATAGATATTTCAACTAAAAGCATAATCGCTAAGAAAGCCTTAGAACTAATACAAGATAGGGAAACTATATTTTTAGATTTATCAACAATTAATATTCTTATAGCTAAATCTATTTTAACAACTCAAAAAAGAATAACTGTAGTAACCAATATGTTGGAGATAGCAAATATTTTAGCAAAGGCAGCCAATAATATTACTGTTGTAGTTGCATCTGGAGTTTTAAATAAATCTCTTAATGGTTTTATTGGATCTTCAACTAATGATTTTATTAAAAAATATAAATTTGATAAATCTTTTATAGGAAGTTGTGGAATTGATGCCTTTGATAAAAGTATAACTACTTTTGAAATTGAGGATGGAATTACTAAGGCCACAATAATACAATCGAGTAAAAAGACATTTTTAGTTATGGAGAACAAGAAATTTTTTGTAGATGGTAATTATAAATTTGCAATGATTGATGATATAAATGCTATAATAACGGATGAAAAGCCTAATCAACCAATTATAGATGTGTTAGAAAGTAATGAAATTGAATTGATATAG
- a CDS encoding RidA family protein — protein sequence MLEVTNTKKAPAAIGPYSQAIGFGNILFTSGQIPLDPSTGEVVGSNIKEQATQVMKNISAILEANDINFENVIKTTCFIANMSDFANFNEVYAKYFISNPARSCVAVKELPKGVLCEVEVIAFKNV from the coding sequence ATGTTAGAAGTAACAAATACAAAAAAGGCACCAGCAGCAATTGGACCATATTCTCAGGCAATAGGATTTGGAAATATATTATTTACATCAGGACAAATACCGTTGGATCCATCAACTGGTGAGGTTGTAGGAAGTAATATAAAAGAGCAGGCAACTCAAGTAATGAAAAATATATCAGCTATATTAGAAGCTAATGATATTAATTTTGAAAATGTAATTAAGACTACTTGCTTTATTGCAAATATGAGTGATTTTGCTAACTTTAATGAAGTATATGCTAAGTATTTTATTAGTAATCCAGCGCGTTCATGCGTTGCCGTAAAGGAGCTTCCTAAAGGAGTATTATGCGAGGTTGAAGTAATAGCTTTCAAAAATGTATAG